A genome region from Anopheles stephensi strain Indian chromosome 2, UCI_ANSTEP_V1.0, whole genome shotgun sequence includes the following:
- the LOC118505291 gene encoding protein polybromo-1-like isoform X2 produces the protein MSKRRRTSSFQDDENSEEDASPEQSPVPATTRKKKRLDPMELCQHIYDSIRTFKKEDGTTLCDTFIRAPKRRQEPSYYEVVMNPIDLLKVQQKLKTDSYEDVEDLTADIELIVNNAKAFYKPDSTEYQDACKLLDVFNTNKKRVLENQIEEGCLEMKPRKITRPRKSLTIEEDEFDEGSDFDPYEELFAIVMTAADPLDNHDLHHMFQLLPSKKLYPGYYDIIDHPIDLKLIATKIQTSAYSNLNEMEKDLLQMTKNACTFNEPGSQIYKDAKMLKKIFMARKAEIESGRYRKPLTKRPRLASSAMVAALKEEIESSDDDFDDSMETEGDGPLWQLFDQLYNTANTNGAPLGESLWKLPNKRFHPEYYNLIKKPISMAQIRNKLKKGIYTHITDMTADLYLMLDNAKKANAPNTKTHKDALKMQKILNQKLIDSGDLEESDEEVDEEDTDSSTHTSSRKKARAARDSKSIGSPLHHSSISNVVVSKSNRVLPATSLKKKLLSLHEFLVGFTYDDHQPMALFMEKPSKKLYPDYYQVIQHPIDMATIENNIKADRYNTIDDIVGDYRLMFSNCRKYNEEGSMIYEDANILEKALNEKLKEFSGISKKLNLTGKIAKPVRKSNTTPLEVKLKQMYDTIREYREPKQNRQLSYIFMKLPSKSEYPDYYDIIKDPIDIEKIEKKLRQQVYESVDDMAADFMLMFENACKYNEPDSQIYKDALCLQQLLIQTKQALRSEETVPNVQQAVQELLLSLFTTFYNYQDEEGRCYSDSLAELVEYDECDGNRVRAISLDLIKRRLDKGLYKRLDTFQEDIFSCLERARRLSRTDSQVFEDSIELQSFFIKKRDELCQNGNVLESPALSYNTMHLSAAVESLRQSKLLQEEEADTDNDAVVSRIDTFNFIIHYVHNYPLLLTYQQASQGESMTIDQKVFSPGDFVYIDLPENKIPGIMYIERLWTTADNIKMMNGLILLRPHETFHVQTRKFMEQELFKSDQHVQIPLSKALNKCFVMHVRDYVKLMPENFASKDVFVCESRYSSKARSFKKLKTWNLIRANDPVKLIPREATLEVKRVMSVFKERVEKHKEELSELQLQEAMLEKEKPNVVIYMNGVEDGNVYYEQYNTVCGGVVKTGDYVYVATESGKQSISQITSIWETKDGKVLFRGPWLLTPPEVPGTISRLFYRQEVLLSTIQETTSAVAIVGRCAVLDQNEYITRRPTEIAEADVYMCESIFDEFKKQIRKIVAPSGLRKFTHSQMVTTDEVYHFRRPINPPKVTCGEIAAVQESKSTSNDFMDMKDDFGIIDDSIDGPPSIGSDTISTASPHPTHSTNTSTPSMSSKKTSKPGKKLVTGYILYSSEHRKTICASNPEATFGDVSRIVGNEWRNLSEQEKAVWEQRAIKINEESAAKHAAEMGESSCPSPANFKTDGPIVQDIVPNHAYECCWDKCDFQFEDPVECLEHCIGEGSGCVYKTFIASADQEFICIWRNCVRLRRNMPPFPTVARLVKHVKEVHLTKGVSKLVQPQDRSKNYVISKRPATGIHIVNNAPVANMANINSNNMGTITLQPMGNVGSLSTNIGNANITGMSCQNTSVMTGSNPIQPLHALQPSSISAASGINASQLGNSIAAAAYFSYVSSQPAEPLFVTVPPRPQRVLHSEAYIKYIERLQQKSSYITPWQKTLTATRETIPNTDVNRLPSQWLGTRAQDRSDTVVDALWQLRNLMMREVIQFDRF, from the exons ATGAGCAAAAGACGTCGGACGAGCTCATTCCAAGATGACGAAAACAGCGAAGAGGATGCTTCCCCCGAACAAAGCCCCgtgccagcaacaacaaggaaaaagaagaggcTTGATCCG ATGGAATTATGTCAACATATTTACGATTCAATTAGAACATTCAAAAAAGAGGATGGCACTACACTTTGTGACACATTTATTCGAGCACCCAAGCGTCGCCAAGAACCATCGTACTATGAAGTAGTAATGAATCCGATTGATTTATTGAAAGTTCAACAGAAACTGAAGACAGATTCATATGAGGATGTGGAAGATTTAACCGCCGATATTGAACTGATTGTAAACAATGCAAAAGCCTTTTATAAGCCCGATTCTACCGAATATCAAGACGCTTGCAAGCTGTTGGATGTGTTTAATACTAACAAAAAACGTGTTTTAGAAAATCAAATAGAAGAAGGATGCTTGGAAATGAAGCCCAGAAAAATCACACGTCCACGAAAATCGCTCACAATCGAAGAAGATGAATTCGACGAAGGTTCAGATTTCGACCCGTACGAGGAACTATTTGCAATCGTCATGACGGCAGCGGATCCTTTGGATAACCATGACTTGCATCACATGTTTCAGCTGTTACCATCGAAAAAACTCTATCCTGGTTACTATGACATTATCGATCACCCGATAGATTTGAAACTGATTGCtacaaaaattcaaaccagTGCCTACTCAAACCTCaatgaaatggaaaaggaTTTGTTGCAAATGACGAAAAACGCATGCACCTTCAATGAGCCCGGATCGCAAATTTACAAGGATGCAAAAATgctgaagaaaatatttatgGCACGCAAAGCGGAAATAGAATCAGGACGGTATAGAAAACCACTCACCAAACGTCCTAGGCTTGCGTCTAGTGCGATGGTGGCAGCGTtgaaagaagaaatagaaagcTCCGACGATGATTTTGACGATTCCATGGAAACCGAAGGTGATGGTCCGCTTTGGCAACTGTTTGACCAACTGTACAACACTGCTAATACTAATG GTGCGCCTTTGGGTGAATCTCTGTGGAAACTGCCGAATAAACGATTTCATCCAGAATACTACAACCTGATCAAGAAGCCGATTTCCATGGCTCAAATAAGAAACAAGCTGAAAAAAGGAATCTATACTCATATCACCGATATGACCGCCGACTTATATTTGATGCTGGATAATGCGAAAAAAGCAAACGCTCCAAACACAAAAACTCACAAG GATGCACTGAAAATGCAGAAAATTCTCAACCAAAAGTTGATCGATTCCGGAGATTTAGAAGAAAGCGATGAAGAAGTGGATGAAGAAGATACGGATTCGTCAACCCACACATCATCACGAAAAAAGGCTCGCGCAGCCAGGGACAGCAAAAGTATTGGTTCTCCTTTACACCACAGCTCCATAAGTAATGTAGTCGTTTCAAAATCCAACCGCGTATTGCCGGCAACTTCGTTAAAAAAGAAGCTGTTATCGCTACATGAATTCCTTGTCGGTTTTACGTATGATGATCATCAACCTATGGCCCTGTTCATGGAAAAGCCTTCGAAAAAGTTGTATCCGGATTACTATCAAGTTATTCAGCATCCGATTGACATGGCGACAAtagaaaacaacataaaagcCGACCGTTATAACACAATCGATGATATTGTGGGCGATTATCGGTTGATGTTTTCAAACTGTCGTAAGTATAACGAAGAAGGATCGATGATCTACGAAGACGCCAACATCTTGGAAAAGGcattaaatgaaaaattaaaggAATTCTCCGGCATAAGCAAAAAACTCAACCTTACAGGCAAAAT TGCCAAACCAGTCCGCAAAAGTAACACCACTCCACTTGAAGTAAAACTAAAGCAAATGTACGACACGATAAGGGAATACAgagaaccaaaacaaaatcggCAATTATCGTACATATTTATGAAATTACCTTCAAAAAGC GAATATCCGGACTATTATGATATCATCAAAGATCCGATCGATAttgaaaaaatcgaaaaaaagttACGACAGCAGGTTTATGAAAGCGTCGATGATATGGCTGCAGATTTTATGCTAATGTTTGAAAACGCTTGCAAGTACAATGAACCTGATTCTCAAATTTACAAGGATGCTCTATGTCTGCAACAATTGCTCATACAGACAAAACAAGCTTTGCGAAGTGAAGAAACTGTACCGAATGTTCAGCAAGCGGTACAGGAGCTTTTGTTGTCACTCTTtactacattttacaactatCAAGATGAAGAAGGTCGATGCTATTCGGATTCGTTGGCAGAATTAGTCGAGTACGATGAATGTGACGGCAATAG AGTGAGAGCGATTTCCTTGGATCTCATCAAACGTCGCCTAGACAAGGGTTTGTACAAGCGTTTGGACACATTTCAAGAAGATATTTTTAGCTGCCTTGAACGTGCCCGTCGACTCAGCCGTACCGATTCACAAGTGTTTGAAGACTCAATTGAATTGCaatcatttttcataaaaaaacgtGACGAATTGTGTCAGAATGGTAATGTGCTTGAATCGCCCGCACTGAGCTACAACACAATGCACTTAAGCGCAGCGGTAGAATCTCTACGGCAATCCAAATTGTTgcaggaagaggaagctgACACAGACAATGATGCAGTGGTAAGTAGGATCGATACGTTTAATTTCATTATTCACTACGTACATAATTATCCTCTTTTATTGACCTATCAGCAAGCATCTCAAGGCGAAAGTATGACGATTGATCAAAAAGTGTTTTCACCCGGAGACTTTGTATATATCGATTTAcccgaaaacaaaa TTCCTGGCATTATGTACATTGAGCGTCTATGGACAACTGCCGATAACATTAAAATGATGAACGGCCTAATACTTCTCCGGCCTCATGAAACGTTCCACGTGCAGACAAGGAAGTTCATGGAACAGGAATTATTTAAAAGCGATCAACATGTCCAAATCCCTTTATCCAAAGCGTTAAACAAATGCTTTGTAATGCACGTTCGAGATTATGTGAAACTAATGCCTGAAAATTTCGCCAGCaaagatgtgtttgtgtgcgaatCGCGGTACAGTTCTAAAGCAAGATCATTTAAGAAGCTCAAAACGTGGAATCTAATACGCGCCAATGATCCGGTAAAATTAATTCCTCGAGAAGCTACGCTCGAAGTGAAGCGTGTTATGTCTGTTTTTAAAGAGCGGGTAGAAAAGCACAAGGAAGAACTTTCGGAATTACAGCTGCAGGAGGCAATGCTAGAAAAAGAGAAGCCTAACGTGGTTATTTATATGAACGGAGTAGAAGATGGTAATGTGTACTATGAGCAGTACAACACTGTTTGTGGTGGTGTAGTAAAAACAGGCGATTACGTCTACGTAGCTACAGAATCTGGCAAGCAATCGATTTCACAAATTACATCCATTTGGGAAACGAAAGA tggaaaagttttgttcCGAGGTCCGTGGCTTTTAACTCCGCCCGAAGTTCCTGGTACTATTAGTAGGTTATTTTATCGACAAGAAGTACTGCTTTCAACTATTCAAGAAACTACTTCAGCTGTGGCAATTGTTGGCCGGTGTGCTGTGCTCGATCAAAATGAATATATCACTA GGAGGCCAACAGAAATCGCGGAAGCTGATGTATACATGTGCGAATCAATATTTGacgaatttaaaaaacaaattcgAAAAATAGTAGCTCCTTCCGGATTGCGTAAATTTACACATAGTCAAATGGTTACAACAGACGAAGTGTATCATTTCCGTCGTCCAATAAATCCACCCAAG GTCACCTGTGGCGAAATTGCAGCCGTGCAGGAGAGCAAATCCACATCGAATGATTTTATG GATATGAAGGATGACTTTGGCATCATCGATGATTCAATCGATGGGCCTCCGTCGATTGGGTCGGACACAATCTCTACGGCTTCGCCACATCCAACACATTCGACCAACACCAGCACACCGTCgatgagcagcaaaaaaacatccaaaccAGGCAAGAAGCTCGTAACGGGATACATACTGTATTCTAGCGAACACCGGAAGACTATATGTGCCAGCAATCCGGAAGCAACGTTCGGTGACGTATCGCGCATAGTCGGAAACGAATGGCGCAACTTGAGCGAACAGGAAAAGGCTGTTTGGGAGCAGCGCGCGATTAAGATCAATGAGGAAAGTGCGGCCAAACACGCCGCTGAAATGGGAGAATCAAGTTGTCCGAGCCCAGCAAACTTCAAAACCGACGGTCCAATCGTACAGGACATCGTGCCGAATCAT GCCTACGAATGCTGCTGGGATAAATGTGACTTTCAATTTGAAGACCCTGTCGAATGTTTGGAGCACTGTATTGGAGAAGGTTCGGGATGTGTGTACAAGACGTTCATTGCTTCGGCAGATCAAGAATTTATTTGCATCTGGCGTAACTGTGTACGACTCCGTCGAAATATGCCACCGTTTCCAACCGTTGCTCGATTGGTGAAGCACGTTAAAGAGGTGCACCTTACAAAAGGCGTAAGCAAGTTAGTTCAACCTCAGGACCGTAGCAAAAATTACGTTATTTCGAAGCGTCCAGCAACGGGCATACACATCGTAAATAATGCCCCAGTTGCTAATATGGCCAACATAAATTCTAACAACATGGGAACGATTACGTTGCAACCGATGGGAAATGTGGGAAGCCTTTCAACGAACATCGGCAACGCAAACATTACGGGAATGTCCTGTCAAAACACGAGTGTAATGACTGGAAGTAATCCAATACAACCGTTGCATGCACTTCAGCCATCCTCAATATCCGCTGCAAGTGGAATTAATGCTTCTCAGCTTGGTAATTCaattgctgctgcagcttACTTCAGCT ATGTGTCGTCTCAACCTGCGGAACCATTGTTTGTTACTGTGCCTCCCCGTCCGCAGCGTGTATTGCACTCCGAAGCGTACATAAAATATATAGAACGGCTTCAGCAGAAATCATCGTACATTACACCATGGCAAAAAACGTTAACAGCAACTAGGGAAACAATTCCCAATACGGATGTAAACCGGCTACCATCGCAGTGGTTAGGGACACGGGCCCAAGATCGTTCGGATACTGTAGTTGATGCGTTATGGCAGTTGCGAAATCTAATGATGAGGGAGGTTATTCAATTTGACCGTTTTTAA